The Candidatus Methylomirabilota bacterium genomic sequence TTCCGTGGAGAGGACATAGATAGTAATAATCCAGATGTGTAGCTCACCCAGCCAGTCCAAGACCTACCCGAGCTTGTCCGCCCCCAGCCGGTGCCCCTCGAGTGGATCGGCGAGGCCGAGTTCCAGCGCGTATGTCGGTTGCCATCCAGGATGAGGCCGATGTGCCGGGGCAACACCCTTCGCTGGACCTCCCGGAGAATTCGGCGCTCGTAGAACCGGTAGAGAAGAGAAATTGGATCAAACATCATCGGCAAGTCGATATCTTACCGGCGGATCATTTGTTGTCCGAGAGTTGCTCAAGCACCGCGGTCAATTCATCGAGGTGCATTCTTCCCCGGACCAAGGCAGCAACGTTTCCATCCGGGTAAACGATAAAAGTGATCGGCGTCGCGTCCACACGGTAAAGCGTGGTAATGCGACTCCCCTTATCATGCCCCACCGCATAGGGGACCTTTCGATCCTCTGCAAATTTCCGAGCGTTCCCCTCATTGTCCCAAGGAACATTGACCCCAAGGAACCTTGCTCCCCGGTCCTTGAACATCTCGTAAGCCTTAATCAGAACGGGAGACTCCCGCTGGCAGGCTGGTCACGCGGAGTGCCAGAAGTTCAAAACCACGACCTTCCCCCGGAAGTCTTTGAGTTCGACTTTTTCGCCCGAGAAAAGGGTCAGACTGAAATCGGGGGCTGGTTTATCTACCATTTTCACAAGACCGGGAGGCAGCCGCACAGGACCGGAAGGAGATTGTGCCAGGGCAACCGGGACTCCCACCCACAAGAGGCCTGCCACGATCAGACATGATACGAGGGACCTTCCCACGCCCACACCGCCTCTGATGTTTTTCATCGGTTCCTCCCCTCACTCCTTGGATTCCAGGTGGGGGAGGGTACCATGGAACCCCCCGTACGACAACGAAAATTAGATTGCGGGTTTCGGCTTGACACACTAACTCCTTCCCGCTATAGGTATAGAGGTATAGTGGTATTTCGTGATCGGGGTCGGACCGCTTGAAAGCCAAGAGGCGGACCCCGGGTGTGATTATCATGTCAGAGAAGCCTCCAAATCGAAAGCACCTTCATTTCCCCGTATCGGGGTGAGGTACCCCTTCCCCCGGGCACTTTCCAGGTTTATTCCCCCCGCTCACACCCCCTTTTCAGGAGAGGCCTGAATGAAAAAACCGCATCTTTTTGCCCCCGGCCCGACACCCGTCCTTCCCGACGCCGTGTTGGCGATGGCCCGTCCCATTCCCCACCATCGGGCTCCGGAGTTTGAAGCTCTCCTTGCCGAAGTGCGGGAAGGCCTCAAGCACCTGTTCCAGACGACAGAGGAGGTCCTCCTCTTCGCCGCGACGGGGACCGGAGGGATGGAGGCGGCGGTGGCAAACACGCTGTCGCCAGGCGACACGGCGCTGGTCATCCGAGGAGGGAAGTTTGGCGAGCGATGGGGAGAGATTTGTCAGGCCTACGCCATCAACTTCACCCCGATTGACATTCCTTACGGGAAAGCGGTAGATCCGGGCCTCGTCGCCGCCGCGCTCGAGAAGGACCCCAAGATTTCTGCCGTGTTCAGCACCCATAGCGAAACCTCGACGGGTGTCCTCCACGACATCCAGGCCATCGCCCAGATCGTCCGAAAGACCCCCACCGTCTTGGTGGTCGATGCGATTAGCAGCCTGGGGGTGGTGGACCTTCCGATGGATGCTTGGGGTGCGGACGTCGTGGTCGCCGGTTCCCAGAAGGCCCTCATGCTGCCTCCCGGCCTTACCCTGGTGGGGGTAAGCCGAAAGGCGTGGGACGTGGTGGAGCGGTCTCGACTCCCCAAGTACTATTTTGACTTCCGCGCAGAGCGGAAGACCCTGGTCAAAAACCAAGCCCACTTTACTCCGGCCATCTCGTTGGTCATCGGGCTTCAGGAGACCCTCAGGATGATCCGGAGCGAAGGGCTTCAAGACGTCTTTCGCCGACACGAGCGACTCGCGGCCGCCATGCGCGCGGGGGTCACGGCCCTTGGCCTGGAACTCTTTGCGGAACGACCGAGCCCGGCGGTGACCGCCATCAAGGCCCCGCAAGGCATCGATGGTACAGCGATCGTGAAGACGCTCCGCGAGAAGCATGGGGTGACCATCGCCGGAGGTCAGGGATCGATGAAGGGAAAAATCTTTCGATTGGCCACCATGGGGTACGCCGACACCTCCGATGTGGTCGTCGCGCTCTCCGCGCTGGAACTCACGCTTTCGGAGCTGGGGTACCCGAGCAAACCGGGCGAGGGAATCCGGGCTGCCCAGGAAGTCCTCAGGCATTCGGAAGGATAAAGATAGGGAGAATATAGACAACATCATGGAGAGACCGATGCGAGTTTTGGTCACCGATGATCTGTCTCCGCGAGGCGTCGAGGTACTCCGGCAGATTCCGGACATTCAGGTAGACGTCAGACCAAAGACGAAACCTGAAGACCTTGTCCAGATCATCGAGCAATACGACGCCCTGATCGTCCGAAGCGCCACAAAGGTGACCGCCGATGCGATTCAGGCAGGGAAGCAACTCAAAGTGATTGGCCGGGCGGGAGTTGGGGTAGATAACGTCGATGTGGAGGTGGCGACCGCCCAGGGGATCGTTGTGATGAACACCCCCACGGGCAACACCATCACCACTGCCGAGCACACCATGTCCCTCCTCTTGGCCCTCGCTAAGAATGTTCCCCAGGCAGTGGACTCCCTGAAGGGGGGACAGTGGGCGAAGGGAAAGTTTCTGAACATTGAGCTCTACAACAAGACCTTGGGAATCATCGGACTTGGGCGAATCGGTTCCGAGGTTGCCAAACGGGCCAAGGGCTTTGCCATGCGTGTCATTGCCTACGATCCCTTCATCTCGGCCGAGGTGGCCAGCCGCATCGGCGTGGAACTGACCGACCCGGAAGAGGTTTACCGGCAAGCGGACTTCATCACCCTCCACGTGCCTTTCGGCCCTGACACCTCTCACATGATTAACCGCGAGACCATCAGCCAGATGAAACCGGGCGTGCGAATCGTGAATTGCGCCCGGGGGGGTATCGTGGAAGAGAAGGCCCTCTACGACGCCATGGTGACCGGACACGTGGCGGGCGCTGCCTTTGATGTGTTTGAGGATGAGCCCGCTACGACCAGTCCGTTGCTTTCCCTGGAGAACTTCATCGGCACCCCCCACCTGGGCGCTGCAACCGCTGAAGCCCAGGAAAACGTCGCCGTCGCCATTGCCCAACAGGTGGCGGACTATCTCACCCGGGGGATCATTCTGAACTCGGTGAACACGCCGTCAATCGAGCCAGAACTCTTAGCCAAGATTCAGCCGTATCTCACGTTAGCGGAAAAACTCGGGCGGCTCGACTCGCAGCTCGCCGAGGGTCGGTTCCAGGAGATCCGTATTGACTACACCGGGGAGGTGGCGAGCTACGACACCTCGCCTCTGACGGCGGTGGTGGTGAAGGGGGTGCTTGACTCTATCACTTCTGGGGCCATCAACATGGTTAATGCTCTCCCCTTCGCTCGACAGCGGGGGATCCGCGTGGTGGAGTCAAAAAGCAGCCAGGAAGAGGACTACACCAGCCTCATCTCCGTCGTCATCCAGACCGACCGAGGACAATGCGTCGTCGCCGGAACTTTGTTCAGCCGGCGGGAACCCCGTGTGGTGAGGATTGATGAGTTCTCCCTCGAGGCTGTACCGGAAGGACACCTGCTCGTCTTCTCCAACCTGGATGTCCCGGGCGTGATCGGGAAGATTGGCACCCTCCTCGGTCAAAACGGGGTCAACATCGCCGGCATGAACCTAGGCCGAGAGAAGCCGGGCGGCCAAGCGCTTTCCGTCGTCAACGTGGACAGCCCGATTCCAACGCCCGTCCTCGATGAAATCCGGCGGATGCCCAACATCGTCTATGCCAAGGTGGTAAAGGTCTGAGGTGATCCCCACCGCCATTCCTAAAGGGGTTCGGGGCCTCTCCCCGCCCGAGGCGGCCCGCCTCAGGTGGGTAGAGAAGACGCTCCTGACTGTTTTTCATCGCTGGGGGTTTCGCGAAATTCTAACCCCCACCTTTGAATACCTAGAGGTCTTCGCCCACGGGACGGGGGACGGCGACCAGGGAAAAACCTTCAAGTTCGTGGACCGACAGACCGGTCTCCTCCTGGCACTGCGATCTGATCTGACCCCCCAGGTCGCACGGATGGTGGCTGCGACGATGCAACATGACCCTCTCCCCCTTCGCTTGGCCTACTCTGCCTCTGTCTTCCGCCATGAGGAACCCCAGGGAGGACGGCACCGGGAGTTCTTTCAGGCCGGGGTAGAGCTCATCGGCCTCGATCGGCCCGAGGCGGATGCCGAGATAATTTCCATGGCAGTCGAGGGATGCCAGGAAGTCGGGATCCCCCGCTTTCAGATCGACGTCGGACAAGTGGAGTATCTCCGAGGAATGCTAAACGCGCTGAACCCGTCCCCCGAGCTTCGTCGAAAGATCCTCTCGGCCCTCCGACGGAAGGACGCCGTGGAACTCGAACTCACTTTGAGTCCCCTTCCTGTCGAGGACAAACTGAAAGAGGGGATACTGAACCTGACCACTCTCTACGGTGGCGAAGCAGTGCTGGAAAAGGCGAAGGCCTGGGCGGTCACAGAGCAGTCCCGACTTGCCCTTGAAAACCTCATACAGGTCTACAAGATCCTCAAGACATACGGCCTGGCCGAGCACATCATTATTGACCTCGGAGAGACGTACGCTTTTGACTACCACACCGGTGTCGTCTTCCAAGTCTTCACCGAGGGCTTGGGCTCCCCCATCGGGGGTGGTGGCCGGTACGACAACCTGATTGGCCACTTCGGCTATCCTTGCCCCGCCATCGGATTTGCCTTCGAGATGGAGAAGGTTCTGGCCGCACTCGAGGTGGAGGGTATCCTTCCGGCAGATCAAGGCCCGGACTTCCTCATAATCGACTTTAATCCGGACAAGCATCAGGCTCTTCACCTGGCCCAGACCCTGCGGAGTAAGGGCTATGCTGTCGCAAGGGACATCATCCAGCGCGACCAAGCGGGGTCACTTGATTACGCTCGGGTGAATGCAATCCCCCGAGTAATCATCCTAGGGCTCGAAGGAATTCCCCGGAACGAACTCAATCTGCGCGATCTCATGACGGGGACCGAAACAACCCTCCCCTTTGCAGAGTTTTGCCAACACGTCAAAGATGGGACTCTCCAATGGCCAACGTGATCGTGGTGGGCACCCAGTGGGGCGACGAGGGGAAGGGAAAGATTGTTGACACCATCAGCGAATCTTTCGACGCCGTGGCCCGCTATCAGGGGGGAAACAATGCGGGACACACGGTGGTCGTGGGGAGGGAGAAGGTGGTCCTGCACCTGGTTCCCTCCGGAATCCTCCGGAAAGGGAAACCGTGCATCCTAGGAAACGGGGTGGTAGTCGATCTTCCGGGGCTCACCCACGAACTCAACCAGCTCCGCCGCCTGGCCGTGGATCCGGAGGGGCATCTCTTCATCGGAAAAAATGCCCACCTGGTTCTCCCGTATCACAAGATTCTGGACAGGGAGCAGGAGCAAAATACCGCCCGACCCATCGGGACCACCGGACGCGGGATCGGTCCGGCGTACTCCGATAAGGCGGCCAGAGTGGGAATCCGAATCGGGGATCTCCTCGATCCGCCCCTCTTCCGAGATCGACTGTGCGCCAACTTGTCCGAGAAGAAGGCCCATGCCCCGAAGGAAAGCGCCCTCCACACCCTCGACCCCGAGACCATCTTTGACGAACAGATGGTCCACTTCGCCGAGGTCCAGCCCTTTCTCGTAGATGCCTCGGCGGTCCTGAACGGGATGATTGAAGAGGGCAAGAATATTCTTTTCGAGGGAGCGCAGGGGACACTCCTGGATGTAGATCTGGGAACGTATCCGTATGTCACCTCAAGCAGTGCAACAGCTGGAGGCGCCTGCATTGGAACCGGGGTCGGACCGTCCCGGATTGACGGAGTCTTGGGTGTCATGAAGGTCTATACGACGCGGGTGGGAGAGGGTCCATTTCCCACGGAGCTCGGGGATCGTACCGGCGAGGAGCTTCGTAAGCGCGGAGAAGAGTTTGGGGCCACCACGGGGAGGCCCAGGCGATGCGGGTGGCTCGACGCAACCTCCCTCCGATATGCCATCCGGGTAAACGGTATAACCACTCTGGCACTCACGAAGCTGGATGTCCTAGACTCCTTCCCGGTGGTTCAGATTTGTCTGGCGTATCGGTACCGTGGACAAACCCTGGAGGGATTTCCCAACGAGACCGACATCCTCCAGAAATGCCAGCCGCTTTATGAGGAGATAGAGGGATGGCAAGAGAGCACGCTGGGGCGCCAGTCCATTGGGGAACTCCCGAAAAAGTGTCGGGCATTCTTGGATCGCTTGGAAACCATGCTCGGCATTGACATCTCGCTCATCTCCACGGGTCCCGAGCGGGACCAGACCATTCTTCTGCCGACCCCATCCTTCAAGCAGTGGGGCCTCGTCTAGTTCACGGTTGACGGTTCATGGTTCATGGTTCACAGCAAGGGCAGGCGAGCCGCGCTTGTCTTTTTACTCGCTTGACACATCATATAAAGGTGGGCGATATTAAGGCCCCCCCTAAGGCAATCTCCTCAGGGGTCCCACACGGGTTCTGGCCAGGACAGGAATTCTCTTTTTACCTCTGGCCCATTTTATGAAGCACTCCAGAAGCGTCCCAGCGGTGAAACACATCAATTAACCGAACAATTCTTCAGAGAATCGAGACCCGATATGAACTGCCTCATCATCGCTGCAGGACGGGGGAGACGGTTTTTCTCGCAAACGGACCCCAAGCCGCTTATTCCACTGTTGGGATTGCCCCTAGTCGAACGGGTCATTCTCACCGCAAACAGTGCCGGGCTGAATGACTTCTTTGTGGTCAGCGGGTACAATGGCGAAAGAGTCCGTCACGCCTTGGACCGCATGGCTTCTTCCCGAAACGTAAGAATCAGCCATCTAATCAACGAAGACTGGGAGAAGGAAAACGGTTTCTCCGTTCTCAAGGCAAAGACGGTCCTGAATGACAATTTTATCCTCATAATGGCGGACCACATCCTCGATGAATCAATCCTACTGTCCCTTAAGAATCGATCCATCGGCGAAGATGAGGTCATCCTGGCCGTTGATTACAACATCCATGGAAACAAGTTTGTGGATCCCCATGATGTAACGAAGGTGCTGGTTGAGGACGGCCTCATCCTGGATATCGGCAAGGACATCAAGAAGTATAACGCGTACGATACCGGGGTTTTTCTGTGTTCACCCGCCATATTTCCTGCCATTGAAGAAAGTGTGCATCGTGGTCTTGGCTCACTGTCCGGGGGAATTCGGGTACTGGCTCAAAAAGGGAAGGCCAAAGCGGCTGACATTCAGGATGCGTTCTGGATTGATGTGGATGATGACATGTCGCTCAGGAAGGCCGAAGGTCAACTCTTAGCCACGTTGGACAAGCCTTCTGACGGCGTGATCTCACGATACGTCAACAGACCCCTCTCGACCAGAATCACTAAACATCTCTTAAAAACCACGATTACCCCCAACCGTGTCTCCTTCTTTTCATTTGTCCTCTCGATGCTTGGCGCGGTTTTCTTCCTTTTCGCAGGATATATTCCGCTCCTCATTGGCGCCACACTGGCACAACTTGCCTCGGTCATTGATGGTTGTGATGGGGAGATCGCCAGACTAAAATCCCGAATGACGGAATTTGGTGGGTGGTTTGATGCCGTCCTCGATCGCTATGCTGATGGATTTCTCCTCCTCGGCTTGACGTATCATGTCTACTCTCCGAATAAGGATTTTCTGATAATCGCTATCGGCTTTCTGGCAATTCTCGGGACATTCATGAACAGCTATACCGCCGACAAGTATGACCAATTCATGCAAAGAAAACTTGGTCGGGGAGAGCATTATTTTCGAATGGGCCGTGATGCCAGAATGTTTCTCATCTTTCTTGGAGGTTTGGTGAATCAGCCCCTTTCGATCTTGGTTCTTATTGCTCTGTTTATGAACACAGAAAATATCAGGAGGATGCTCGTTCTATACAAAAGCGAATCGTGATCTGTCGCCTGCACGCTCCGTGCCCCTGCCAATGAACCGCTTCCGGTCCCGGGGAGCCCGAGTTGTAGGGGGAGGCCCAGATCGGAAATATTCTACTGAAGGCCGCAAGGCGACGGCGGATGCTTTTCGTCCTTGAGTGTCGTGTACCCCTTGCTATAATGAGCCTGTGACCCGTTAGCTCAGCTGGCAGAGCACCTGCCTTTTAAGCCCTAATGGAGTTCAAAACCCCTCGGTAAATCGCTGATTTATCGGGGGGTTTTCTATTTCTAGTTGGCTAGCGGGGGGTGATTTTGGGTAGCTTTTGGGCCGTCGCGGGCACGTTTTCGGGCACGTCAGGCCCGTGGCCTAGAGCAGAGCCGGTCTGGGGTTTTGGGGGAAGGATTCCAAGAAACACTTGACATAGATGTAAGGACTTGATAAATTGTCAAGTGGCGAATGGGGGGCCACATAGATGGAGTCGGTAAGGAAAAGAGTCTATGGGAAAAATCATCCCGCTACGCAATCCCGGGAATTATCGGCGTGCGCACCAACGTATCAGGGCCTTGTGGGAAGAACGCGAGGTGATCAACCATGCCAAGCGTCGGATGCAGGAACGCGGATTCGACATGACGGACATCGAGCACGCCATCCGCTATGGCCGCGTCACCGACCATAGTAAGCCCCACGCCTGGTGGCGGTACGTCCTGGATGTCAGGTCCGTGGACGGGAGGCCGATGCGGGTGGTGGTGGAGATCGACGGGCGCCTCATCATCGTAACCGTAGTCCGGAGGTAGGTAGAAGATGCAGTGTGAGTGTGGCAGGTCCATGCGCAAGCGCCAGGTGACAAAGGCCGCGCCGTATGCGTATACGGAAAGCGGGCTGGACAACGTCGTGTTGTCCGGCATCACGGTCTACGTGTGCCCGTACTGCCAGGCCGAGGTGCCCGTCATCCCCCGGATCGGGCAGCTCCATCGGGTGATCGCGGACACCCTGCTACACAAACCGGAACTGCTGACCGGGCAGGAGCTCCGGTTCCTTCGGAAGCATGCGGGCCTCCCCGCGCAGAAATTCGCGGATCTGCTTGAGGTCAGGCCGGAACACCTCTCCCGGATCGAGAATGGCCACACGAAGGCGCTCGGCAAGCCGACAGACCGCCTGGCGCGTGCGCTGGTGTTGGCAGCGAGCAGCCGGGAGGATGTACGGGGCGTGCTCCTGCGCATGGCCGAGGAGCTCGGGCGGCGTCGGCGCATGCGGAAGGCGAAGCGGCCGGTATTCACCTTGGTCAAGAACCAATGGCGGCTGGCAGCGTAAGAACACGGTGGCTCAGGCCGGCCCCGGCGGCCCTGCACCAGAGGCATGGCGCAGGCAATTCGCCGGGGCTTCTGGCTTTCTGGGAGGGGTTTGGTAAACATCCGCGCCCGTTTGGATAATCCTATGCACGTTTTCGAGATCTCGTTCCCAGGCACCTTTTTGGACCATGCCGACCGTGATTGGATCGCCCGTATTCAAACGTTTCTGCGCCTATTAGAAGATCAGTTCACAGATGCAGTTGTTGCTCTTAACCTCTTCGAGACTGAACAAGCGCGCTTGCTCGATGAGTTACACGCGAGAGGTCAAAAAGAAACCGATAAGGAAGAGGAACCTTTTCGTCACACTTTAGAGCAGAATATTCTTGAGGAAGTGGGTGAAGAGAAGTTCTTTCGGATGTATCCCGTAATTCTTCATTTCATTGAATTGGAGATGAGAAGGCAATCTCGGGAATCGGGGCAGATGCCTCACGAGTACCAACGTCGCCTTCTTTGGATTTACGCACACGCCTATGTGTACGCTTTAGACAGCTTCCACAAGGTCCTTGAGAACCTCACAAAAGAACGTGACAGACCCAATACTATTGAAAAAGAGCTGACGAAATTTCGAGCCGCATTTCCACACCTCAAGGGCATTAGAGATTCCGCACATCATCTTGAGGACAGGAGCCTAGGCCGTGACAGGCGTGGAAACCCGCTCAAGTTGGAGCCGATTGACAATGGAATCGTTCACGCTCCTGGCGGCGGCGTACTTCTGCTCAGCGTGCTAGAAGGAAACAGGCTTTGGTATACCCTAGAAGATGGCAGCCATGGTGAACTAGCGATCAGTCACGACAATATTGCAATAGCTGCCGAGGTATTCCAATCGGTGATTAACGCATTTCGATGGAAGGGGAGGCCGCGGCTTATTCCATCTTAGTGACGCTGGCTGCTGCCATCATCGCGGGTCTAGAAGAGAGCTCCCGAAAGGCCGTTTCCCTGACACACCGTGATTGGAAGGGTCGTCCCGGGCATTCGCGGGCACAGGGATTACGACGACGAGAGGAGTCGCAACACGTTGGGCCACTGGCTTTGGGTATAATTCGACAGCGAGATCCATGGGCACGATTTATCGCCCTCCTCCCCAATCAGGAGCTCCAGGACGCACTGGCGCCTGAGCTAAACGAGCTTCAACGAGATCCCCGCGGTAAAATCAACGGGGTCGGGGTAAAATCAACGGGGTCGGAGTCGATTGATTTTCGAGGAACTACTCCGGGCCATGATGTTCGAGACAGAGGCTACACGGCGGGTGTTGGTGCGGAAGGGCCTCCTGACCAACGAGGAGGTGTTAGAGGAGATCAAGGCGGTACGGCGGGAGATGGAGGGGAAGCGGGGACGGTAAGTGGCAGGCAGCAATGAATATCCAAGCCAGATTAATCATTCCTCTATCCGTTCAATAAATGCGATGCATTGTGGAAAAACGCCGTTGATGGGTGTGATAGCATGTTCGTTCAAGAGTGCCGCTAGCCGCCCAGCTCCTGCTGCCGCGCCGACTCTCTCGCGTGGAACCTCCAGATCTCTTCCTGTTCCTGGAGATTCAGGTGAGAGAACTCCACCCCGACCGAGCAATCATCCACCCACTTCACCGTGCAGGCGATCCGGACGGGCCGGTTGCTGAGAGGGAGGTAGAAGCGTAGGACCAGCTCGGCCCCGAGCGGGACCGACTCCTGCGTGGTGAGGAGCGTCCCCACGGTTCCGAGCTTGGTGATCCGTCCCTCCTGGGGGCGGTCGTCCTGGACTTGGTACTCCATGGGGATGTCGCAGGAAACACGGGGGGAACGTCGCGTATAAGTCGGGTTATTCATGGTGACGGCGGAAGGGAGGAATCCGGCGAGGGGGAAGCCTCCCCGAGAAGCCGATCGACGACGGTGCCGATCAAGACAGCCTCCTCCGGGTTGACTGCGAGGAACTTCACTCCTATGCCCGTGACAACACTCGGCCCGCTTGCCTCCCCGCGCACCCAGGCCACTTCGGCAGGGATCAACAGCATGTGGGAAGTATCGTGCAGCTTAAAACGGAGCAAGGTGACAGTCCCTGGTGTGGGCGGAACATCCATAGTGGTGATAAACATCCCGCCCCTGCTCTGACTCAGGCAAGTGCCATGTCGCTCCTTTCCCGCCCCGGTGAACTCCACATCGAACTGGACTCGGACTCGGGGATGGGCTCGTTTTCTTGCGTTGAGCACCCATCGCCGTATCCGGTCTGCGTCGACCGGCTGATCAAAAGCGACACCATGGGGGACGCTAGTTACCAAATCAGTTGAGATGGGCCTGTCACGCCAGATAACAAGCCCGGGCAGCGGTTCCTCCTGACAGACCTGGATCGATAGTGAGGTCCTGAGGGGGGTCGTATCGGGAAGCAGAAGTCCCAGTCCACCGGGACTGATGGACTTGGTCTTGCCGGTGATCATCTTCCCCGTGGGCTGCCCGTGGCTTAGAAGAGTGCACTGAACGGGTAACCAGACCATGAGGCGCGGGTAATCGCGGACATGTGTGTAGGAAGACACAAGTTTCCTCCACGGCGAAGGAGAGCAAGGACCATGCCAGACGGCGGGCGGGTAGAGGATTTGGAGTTCTGAGGCTACAGTGGGAGGCGAGGGAGGCTGGAAGGGGGTTGTGGAGCCAGACATCAATCCAGTAGGGAGAAGCGGAATATCCGTCCCACCGCCGGTCATCTACCTAGTGGCGCTGTTGGTCGGGCTCGGGCTCGACCATCTTTGGCCTACCGCGCCTTTCTCAGCGCGATGGGGCTATGTCGCTGGAGCAGTCCTAATAATTTTGCCCATTGTGATAATGCCACCCGTTCTGATTCGGTTTCGGCGAGCGGGCACGCCGTTCGTTGTGTGGAAAACGGCTTCCGCCCTGATTACGGACGGCCCTTACCGGTTCTCCCGCAATCCAACGTATGTGTCATTGACGCTCCTCTACGTCGGTCTGGGTGTTGTTCTGAACACCGTTTGGGTGCTGCTTTTGGTGATTCCAGTGCTGTTGGTTATGCACTTTGGAGTGGTACTTAGAGAAGAGCGTCACCTGGGAGCCGCATTCGGTGAAGAGTACGTTCGGTACAAGTCGGCTGTCCGTCGCTGGTTGTAAGGACTGGCTCCAAGCCGCTGCAGGGCTGACGGTGGGGCGAAGAGGAGAGTTTAACATGGTCCAAAAAACTCGATCCAAAGCAAGTCGTCACCTTCGAGGAACTGCTCCGGGCCATGATGATGGAGCAGGATGCCACACGGCGGGTGCTCGTGCGGAAGGGCCTACTGACCAACGAGGAGGTCTTGGAGGAGATCAAGGTGGTGAGAAGGGAGATGGAGGGAAAGGCTGCTTCCTAAATCTATTTTGAGCCACCACGACAGGATACGCGGGTTGCTCGTCATTGAATAATTGAATGAACTGGTTTGTACTTTGGCTTTACTTTAGTGCCCCGTGGACGTGGGGGCCTGTCCCGATTCCGCCAGGATGGGCAAGTGTGGCTGTGTTTCAAGATCAAGAAACGTGCATGACTGCGTTGAAGGCAAGGAAAGAAAATAGACAAATGCTGGAGGAATTTGGAGTTGTTACTGTTTCGAAAAGGGGTCTTTGCTTAGGGCCTAATGAAAGGCCGTATGAGGGTCCCGCCTTAGAGGATATCTTTGACCGGTACGAGGAAACCATCCTCTATGGTGAGTAACAGCGGAGGTCTTGGGACGGATCAAGGCGGTACGGCGGGAGATGGAGGGGAAGCGGGGGCGGTAAAGGGGGAAGTCATGATGGTTCGCAAAGGTAGCCGATGGTTCAGTGAGGTCCCGGAGGGTGATATTGAGCCGCGGACTAGGGAGGCTGCGCTCACGATACTTGAGTTTGTGCGAGAGGATCTCGGCCTGGACGACGTGTTGCTAAAATGGTTTGCCTACGTGAGACAGAGTAGCAAACCACCCGATGTCCCGGCT encodes the following:
- a CDS encoding NTP transferase domain-containing protein; its protein translation is MNCLIIAAGRGRRFFSQTDPKPLIPLLGLPLVERVILTANSAGLNDFFVVSGYNGERVRHALDRMASSRNVRISHLINEDWEKENGFSVLKAKTVLNDNFILIMADHILDESILLSLKNRSIGEDEVILAVDYNIHGNKFVDPHDVTKVLVEDGLILDIGKDIKKYNAYDTGVFLCSPAIFPAIEESVHRGLGSLSGGIRVLAQKGKAKAADIQDAFWIDVDDDMSLRKAEGQLLATLDKPSDGVISRYVNRPLSTRITKHLLKTTITPNRVSFFSFVLSMLGAVFFLFAGYIPLLIGATLAQLASVIDGCDGEIARLKSRMTEFGGWFDAVLDRYADGFLLLGLTYHVYSPNKDFLIIAIGFLAILGTFMNSYTADKYDQFMQRKLGRGEHYFRMGRDARMFLIFLGGLVNQPLSILVLIALFMNTENIRRMLVLYKSES
- a CDS encoding DUF4258 domain-containing protein, encoding MGKIIPLRNPGNYRRAHQRIRALWEEREVINHAKRRMQERGFDMTDIEHAIRYGRVTDHSKPHAWWRYVLDVRSVDGRPMRVVVEIDGRLIIVTVVRR
- a CDS encoding helix-turn-helix domain-containing protein, with the protein product MRKRQVTKAAPYAYTESGLDNVVLSGITVYVCPYCQAEVPVIPRIGQLHRVIADTLLHKPELLTGQELRFLRKHAGLPAQKFADLLEVRPEHLSRIENGHTKALGKPTDRLARALVLAASSREDVRGVLLRMAEELGRRRRMRKAKRPVFTLVKNQWRLAA
- a CDS encoding PilZ domain-containing protein, whose translation is MNNPTYTRRSPRVSCDIPMEYQVQDDRPQEGRITKLGTVGTLLTTQESVPLGAELVLRFYLPLSNRPVRIACTVKWVDDCSVGVEFSHLNLQEQEEIWRFHARESARQQELGG
- a CDS encoding PilZ domain-containing protein — its product is MSSYTHVRDYPRLMVWLPVQCTLLSHGQPTGKMITGKTKSISPGGLGLLLPDTTPLRTSLSIQVCQEEPLPGLVIWRDRPISTDLVTSVPHGVAFDQPVDADRIRRWVLNARKRAHPRVRVQFDVEFTGAGKERHGTCLSQSRGGMFITTMDVPPTPGTVTLLRFKLHDTSHMLLIPAEVAWVRGEASGPSVVTGIGVKFLAVNPEEAVLIGTVVDRLLGEASPSPDSSLPPSP
- a CDS encoding isoprenylcysteine carboxylmethyltransferase family protein: MGGEGGWKGVVEPDINPVGRSGISVPPPVIYLVALLVGLGLDHLWPTAPFSARWGYVAGAVLIILPIVIMPPVLIRFRRAGTPFVVWKTASALITDGPYRFSRNPTYVSLTLLYVGLGVVLNTVWVLLLVIPVLLVMHFGVVLREERHLGAAFGEEYVRYKSAVRRWL